A genomic window from Vitis riparia cultivar Riparia Gloire de Montpellier isolate 1030 chromosome 16, EGFV_Vit.rip_1.0, whole genome shotgun sequence includes:
- the LOC117934162 gene encoding parathymosin, protein MFDTTMELITQATSNSLFIFCFCNLIIAILLIGSLKPSSYSDQESATPFSVVTNVDKSDKETANAEDLFKESRVLMDASEVSDAEKGVVVDDNKEDDSEDGSQEEEEEDDDDDELRRRAEEFIEKINRGWRAEMLRTAALARTENLQTRPRKIHAV, encoded by the coding sequence ATGTTTGATACCACAATGGAGTTGATCACTCAGGCCACTTCCAATTCTCTATTCATCTTCTGTTTCTGCAATTTGATCATAGCCATCCTTCTGATTGGGAGCTTGAAGCCCAGCTCATATTCTGATCAGGAGAGTGCTACTCCCTTCTCAGTAGTCACCAATGTGGATAAGAGTGATAAAGAGACAGCAAATGCAGAGGACTTGTTCAAGGAGAGCAGAGTCTTGATGGATGCCAGTGAAGTCTCTGATGCTGAGAAAGGAGTGGTAGTGGATGATAACAAAGAAGATGACAGTGAAGACGGCAGtcaagaggaagaagaagaagatgatgatgatgatgagctGAGGAGAAGAGCCGAAGAATTCATTGAAAAGATCAACAGAGGATGGAGAGCAGAAATGTTGAGGACAGCTGCTTTAGCCCGAACAGAAAATTTGCAGACAAGACCCAGAAAAATTCATGCAGTGTGA
- the LOC117932885 gene encoding probable rRNA-processing protein EBP2 homolog has protein sequence MVVRKEDPTLSDEDMMEDNETQDLYEEESELESESEEDEDIKLAEPSKTSIYNRDGLLDKLGDISWPENVGWIHKLSINIDQEQEVDVNDDSAREGSFSVLALKGTRQAFENLQSMGLPFLRPSDYYAEMVKTDAHMEKVKGRLLAQKKQIEEADERRKAREAKRIAKEVQSQKLKERAKQKKEDIESVKRWRKQRQQSGFSKDNNEADEMSLAFEDGKAFERSNKRRPGVAPGDRSGGKARQFGGKARQFGGNGKKGMEKNKKKRDNKNSKFGFGGRKGLKKQNSTETTDDFRGFNKGESTGNKKRKR, from the coding sequence ATGGTGGTACGTAAAGAAGACCCAACTTTGTCTGATGAGGACATGATGGAAGACAATGAAACACAGGACCTCTATGAGGAAGAATCTGAATTAGAATCTGAAtcggaagaagatgaagatatcAAACTGGCTGAACCTTCGAAGACCTCCATATACAACAGGGATGGCCTCCTTGATAAACTTGGAGACATCAGCTGGCCTGAGAATGTGGGATGGATTCACAAGCTTTCCATCAATATTGACCAAGAACAAGAGGTGGACGTGAATGATGACTCTGCCCGAGAGGGTTCTTTCTCCGTTCTAGCATTGAAGGGGACCAGACAGGCATTTGAAAATCTTCAGTCGATGGGGCTTCCTTTTCTTAGACCTTCTGACTATTATGCAGAGATGGTGAAAACCGATGCTCATATGGAGAAAGTAAAGGGCCGGCTTCTAGCACAAAAGAAACAGATTGAGGAGGCTGATGAGAGGAGGAAGGCTAGGGAAGCTAAGAGAATTGCAAAAGAGGTACAGTCCCAGAAGCTGAAAGAACGAGCTAAGCAGAAAAAGGAGGATATAGAGTCTGTTAAGAGGTGGAGGAAGCAGAGGCAGCAGAGTGGGTTTTCCAAGGATAACAATGAAGCTGATGAGATGAGCTTGGCTTTTGAAGATGGAAAAGCATTTGAAAGGTCAAATAAGAGGAGACCGGGAGTAGCCCCTGGAGATAGGTCTGGAGGAAAAGCAAGACAGTTTGGAGGAAAAGCAAGACAGTTTGGTGGAAATGGGAAGAAAGGGATggaaaagaacaagaagaaaaggGATAACAAGAATTCCAAGTTTGGATTTGGGGGAAGAAAAGGCTTGAAGAAGCAGAACTCAACTGAGACAACTGATGATTTCAGAGGCTTCAACAAGGGTGAAAGCACAGGaaataagaaaaggaagagaTGA